The Deinococcus aquiradiocola genome segment GGATGTCGCCGAGGTTGTCGATGCAGGTCTGCTCGTCGGTGGGGCCGGAGCGGGTGTTCAGGTTGCGGTTGTACACGTCGTCCTGCGTGTCCTGGTGCGCGAGGTGGGCGCTGTCGGCGCTGCGGTCCACGGTGATGAGGACGTAAGGGTTTTTGCTGGAGTGCGTGGCGTGGCAGATGGAGCCCTTGTGGGGGTGGCCGGCGTCGCCGTGCGTACTGTCGGCCAGGGCGGGAGCGAGGGTCAGGACGGCGGCGAGCAGGACGAATGTGAAGTTTTTCATGCCAGTTCCACTGTAGTCCATCCGCCTGCCCGGCACCCACGCGCCTGTCTGAACCTCACCTTCAGACGACGGCGGGGCAGGCGCTCACCCGTACCCCCCACCGCCGGGTCAGAACAGGCCGTCCTCGAACACCTGCCGGGCCGCTTCCCGGTCCAGGCCCAGCGACAGCAGCAGCAGCAGCAGCAGCCTCGCCTTGTGCGCGTTCAGGAAACTCGCGGGGATCGCGCCCGCGCGTTTCAGGGTCGCGCCGCCGCCCGCGTACCCGTACACCGGCAGGATCGGCCCGGCGTGCGTCCGCGTCGCGATCACGACCGGCTTGCGCGTCGCCTCGATCAGCGGGAGCAGTTCGCCGGGCAGGTTCCCCGTCCCGAGCGCCGCGATCACCAGCCCGTCGGCGCGCGCCTCGGCCTCCGCGAAACCCTCTCCCTGCCAGCCCGCGTACGCGTACAGCACCTCCACCCGCGCGCTCAGCTGCCGGGGCGCGTACTGCTGGCGTCCCTCCGGACCGGCGAAGTACCGCAGGGCCGGACCAGCTGGCCCCTGATCGATCCGCCCGATCGGGCCCGGGTACCCGCCGAAGGCGTCCACGGCGCTCGTATGCACCTTGGTCACAGTCCGGGCGTCGTAGATGTCGCCGCCGAATACCACGAGCGGCCCGCGCCCGCGACTGTGTGGGTGCAGCGCCACCTGCGCCGCGTCCCGCAGGTTGCCGGGACCGTCGCCGGACAGTTCCGCGCTGTGCCGCATGCTGCCCGTCAGCACGACCGGGAAGGGGCAATCCAGCGTCAGGTGCAGGAAGAACGCCGTTTCCTCCAGCGTGTCGGTGCCGTGCGTGACGACCACGCCGTCCACGTCCTCCAGCGACCCGATCAGCTGCCCGAGCGCCAGCATGTGCGCAGGCGTGACGTGCGGGCTGGGCAGCGTGAACGGCTGGTACGTGCGGACGTGGACGCCCTCCAGGCCCGGCACCTGTTCGGCCAGGGTCGGCGCGACCTGCG includes the following:
- a CDS encoding asparaginase; its protein translation is MTLSPAPQLALVHTGGTIASRPDPGGAGVTPQVAPTLAEQVPGLEGVHVRTYQPFTLPSPHVTPAHMLALGQLIGSLEDVDGVVVTHGTDTLEETAFFLHLTLDCPFPVVLTGSMRHSAELSGDGPGNLRDAAQVALHPHSRGRGPLVVFGGDIYDARTVTKVHTSAVDAFGGYPGPIGRIDQGPAGPALRYFAGPEGRQQYAPRQLSARVEVLYAYAGWQGEGFAEAEARADGLVIAALGTGNLPGELLPLIEATRKPVVIATRTHAGPILPVYGYAGGGATLKRAGAIPASFLNAHKARLLLLLLLSLGLDREAARQVFEDGLF